From Camelus ferus isolate YT-003-E chromosome 15, BCGSAC_Cfer_1.0, whole genome shotgun sequence, the proteins below share one genomic window:
- the LRATD1 gene encoding protein LRATD1, whose protein sequence is MGNQLDRITHLNYSELPTGDPSGIEKDELRVGVAYFFSDEEEDLDERGQPDKFGVKAPPGCTPCPESPSRHHHHLLHQLVLNETQFSAFRGQECIFSKVSGGPQGADLSVYAVTALPALCEPGDLLELLWLQPAPEPPAPAPHWAVYVGGGQIIHLHQGEIRQDSLYEAGAANVGRVVNSWYRYRPLVAELVVQNACGHLGLKSEEICWTNSESFAAWCRFGKREFKAGGEVPAGTQPPQQQYYLKVHLGENKVHTARFHSLEDLIREKRRIDASGRLRVLQELADLVDDKE, encoded by the coding sequence ATGGGCAACCAACTGGACCGCATCACCCACCTCAACTACAGCGAGTTGCCCACAGGGGACCCATCCGGGATCGAGAAGGACGAGCTGCGGGTCGGGGTCGCCTACTTCTTCTCAGATGAGGAGGAGGACCTGGACGAACGCGGCCAGCCCGACAAGTTTGGCGTGAAGGCCCCCCCGGGCTGCACTCCCTGCCCAGAGAGCCCcagccgccaccaccaccacctgctgCACCAGCTGGTCCTCAACGAAACTCAGTTCTCCGCCTTTCGGGGCCAGGAATGCATCTTTTCCAAAGTGAGCGGCGGCCCGCAGGGCGCCGACCTGAGTGTCTACGCGGTCACCGCACTGCCCGCGCTCTGCGAGCCCGGCGACCTGCTGGAGCTGCTGTGGCTGCAGCCCGCGCCGGAGccgcccgcgcccgccccgcACTGGGCCGTCTACGTGGGCGGCGGGCAGATCATCCACCTACACCAAGGCGAGATCCGCCAGGACAGCCTGTACGAGGCGGGCGCGGCCAACGTGGGCCGAGTGGTGAATAGCTGGTACCGCTACCGCCCGCTGGTGGCCGAGCTGGTGGTGCAGAACGCCTGCGGCCACCTGGGCCTCAAGAGCGAGGAGATCTGCTGGACGAACTCGGAGAGCTTCGCCGCCTGGTGCCGCTTCGGCAAGCGGGAGTTTAAGGCGGGAGGGGAGGTGCCGGCCGGCACGCAGCCCCCGCAGCAGCAGTACTATCTCAAGGTGCACCTGGGTGAGAACAAGGTGCACACGGCCAGGTTTCACAGCCTGGAAGACCTCATCCGCGAGAAGCGCCGCATCGACGCCAGCGGCCGCCTGCGTGTGCTCCAGGAGCTCGCCGACCTCGTGGACGACAAGGAGTAG